The DNA sequence TTTAGAGATAAGTTAAGTCCATCAAGAAGGAAAtcatttgatcatttaaaaaaaatttttttacttgtatatggacagaatgcctttattttatctttatgcagTGCTAAAGATAGAGCccagtctcacacatgctaggcagatactctgccactgagctacagccctagcccctcatttaatcttaattaaaAAGATTAACACTATCCATGATGAACACACAAACTGGTTTGGTTATTTTATGGGTGCAGTCACTCTCATGTGAGCACTTGACCTCATGACTCCACTTCCCTAAAGAAAAGTTTAATTGTGAAGGCTTTGAAATAGAATCAAATTCTAAACTTagggaacctttttttttttttttttttaagaaaaatttcagttgtagatggacactatacctttattttatttatttttatgtggtgctgaggatcgaacccagggcttcacatgtgctaggcaagtgctgtaccactgagctacaaccccatccctaaaGTCATTTTAAAGTCAGAATATTTAAATGTTGACTAAAGCACCATGAATTACATATTTCTGCAATTATCTATTTCTTATACTagtacttttgaaaaatatatatctgaCATGTTTCAGGATCATTTCATCTCAGATGTAGTTGCAAATGAAATGACATGAAATCCTTGTGGAATATAGCTCTATTTTTCTCATATCTGGAAGCAAATAAATCCCTGCAGCAATTAATATTATTTACCATCCAACTCACTACATAATCCTGTATTCAGGATTTCATATTGCCTTTCATATTGTGAAGTGAATAGAAATAAAGGataatctaggggctggggttgtggttccaAAGTCTCCTATCTATTAATTTCAACCTCTTCCTCAATCCTCCTTTTCACCCTACCAAAGATGTTTTgaaattcttaaataataaagCAGACTAACCCTGTAATCTAGAATTTTGTAATTATATTTGGAAAAACTACACCAATCTTACTATTAATTCATATTCCTGTGATCAAGGCAATATGTTGATACAGATGGGCTGAACATTTACTTACTAAAgcttaaaattccaaaattagaTAAAATCTACTTCAATAAAAAGGAATTGCCTTTTCACAAGTGGCAGTACATAAAGCATTTATAAGACAAAAAgcaattgaaataattttctaaagtcATCTCCAAATTAACACTGCATCCAGATTAATAAGGCAGGAAATTTCCCAATGATTTTcctcaaattttccttttttgagaagTAGTTAAGTGGAATGATTAAAAACCTGGAGATCTGAATGTAAACatcctggattcaaatcctgactcttTCCACTTAACTTGCTGTGTGACCATGGACAGATTATTGATTCCTATGTGCATcaaatttcctcctctgtaaatggTATTACTACCAATGCAATACCTGCCTCATAAGATTATaagtgaagaaacagaaaacagtggCTGCAGCATGCATACTGAGTACTCAATATATGCAAATGTTCAagcccagtactgcaaaaagaaaagatgctAGATTTTTATTATCTAATAGGTATTTCCAACTGCCGATTGTTTGGATTGAGTGTATTATGTCAAGAAACATCAGTAACTGGACCTTTGGAGGTGGTAAGAGAGATTCTGGTGCTTCTGAGTTACAAAGGTACCTGATTTATCTTTTAGATAAAAGTTTGCTGTGGAATGCTCAACCTTCCTTGTGGCTCAAATGTGACATAAAGGTCAAATTGCTAAGAAACTTTATTTTCAGTAGCTTATATAAACTGAGAAAACTTTTCTCACTAATATTGCCATTTCCATTCTTTGGCATGACTGGGCAAACAGTAACAGTACTAAAAACATTTATCATCTGTGAAAAGCACTATAGCTTAGCGGTTAAACACAAAGTTATCAGAATGCCAGATTTTGGCAAGTTAGTTAACTCCTGCCTCAGTTTGCCATCAGTAAAACGTGGAAAATAACTGCCATCTCAAAGGAGTTGTAATATAGGAGTTAATTCATGGAAAGCTCTTCAAACAGATCTTCAGAGTAAGCACCCAAAAAAAAGGTTATGATTATTACCAAAATAGTGTAAAATATGTCCTAGTGTTAACGTAACTACATATCCTGACCTtacccagggggaaaaaaaaaacaacttttatttctttagttgtttgtATTGGTACCTGACACAAGGTAATATAAATGCAAAGGAGAGGAGGTACAAGAATCACATCCTCATGCAATTGCTGTGGGAGAAAAAATCAGGATGACAGGTTGGTAGACTTTAGAAGGGCATCACATCTGAAGGACTAGATTAAATTACCTTCACCTATTCACATCTTCTGTGTAAGTTATTTCTAGACTTTAAAACATTTAGTCTCTTCCcaagtagatattattattattactattttgatactggagattgaatccagaagtgctttactactgagccacatccccagccttttttttttttttttttaaattttgagatgaggatctcactaaattgcttagggcctccctaagttgccgaggctggcctggaacttgtgatcgtCTTGTCTGACTCTTCcggttactgggattatagatacaCACCACTATGCTCAgcccaaatttttttaaaaccaggagCATTAATAATGATTTAGCcagcggggctggggttgtagctgcaGTAGAGTGTGCTTACCtcccatgtatgaggcactgggcttgatcctcagcaccacataaaaataaagaaacaaagatatcgtgtccatctacaactaaaacaaaatttttaaatgatttagcCAGCCATTATCCAGAACAAATTCTGCTTATCAAGACAGGCATCATAGCTGGGGGATATAAGCCAGTAGCAGCATATGTACTTGCAAGtaccagaccctgggttcaatccctaacaccaaaattaataataaaccaTAGTTATTTCAATAGTTTTATACCACTTCCTCAAACTGAAAGCAAGCAAGCATAAGCTTATCTACAGAAGGATGAATTAGTGTGTGTTTTAAGAATCTTAAAGCAAGCCATGTAattgtataaaatttaaattttatgatcaTATTTGGACCTTTTTACACTTAACACAATGGAAATGTTCATATtcacttttttccccaaaggaaaaTTTTCTCAATTGTCACTATGTTGCACAGTATAAGAGAAATGAGTTCAGGTACTAAATGAGTTCAAGTTtctaaagaatacaaataacaagacACAATTTTACTTGCAAAACCTGAAGTCATCAACATGATTCTGTAGTACTATATCTCAGGCTTTAcctaaaaaaatcattgttattCAGATAAAGATCGTCCCttagtcacatttttaaaaagcctctgTCGCACCACAACTTCCTGAGATCTGTGAAGAAATCGCATTCTTGTGATCAGACTCCATAATGTACTGGCAGTTTCATAATCATAAAGAAAAACCAATGACTGATTTTATGTGTCAATCAGTTGTAGTCTGCTGATCTGATTAGAAGCCTTGACAAATGCTTGGTGGCGATTGCAAATAACTGCCAAGCATATGGGGATGATACAGTAGCCCACAGTTTTGGGATCAGCTCTTGTACAAGAATAAAGGAACAAAAACATCTGTAAGTAAGgtatcagaaaaataattgtcCACAACCAAAAAGGCAGGGAGAGTAAGCGAACTTTCAAGGAGTGTGTCCATGTGGTTCCTTCACCAGGCTCCTCTGGGTGCTGTTGAATGTGCTCCAAAGCCAGCCTGTTGTAAGTCTCATTGATTTCAAAAACATAGTAAAATGCTGCTGCACTTGCTAACAGATACAGCCCCACTCCGATCCACCCCATCCGCTGACGGAAGTTCATCATTCTCCATGCTCTGTGCCTTcgaagtaaaaaatgaaaaaacagttAGGGTCTAGTAATGCTTCTATGGCAACTATTTCAAAAGTATTTGCTTTATTTCCAAGAGCTCTAAAATACCCcactaatattcaaaataaattttataagaaatgtacATAACCTACAGGTGGCTGTTCTATGTAGTAACGAGCAGGTAAAAAACATGCTTTTTATGTGAAttccacataataaataaataattacatctGCTTAAATAGGTCCTGTACACCTTCACTTCAGAAACTCTAAGTAAGCCAATTTCCTACGGGACATTTCACTTTTACAGTTGAAATGCTTTCTAGCTTAACAGTATTGCTTCAAATCTGAAAATTGGGTTCTACAGATTATGCCAACATCGGAGCCCCCAAGTTACGACAGTAACTCTTAAACACTTACAGTGGTCCCGAAAATCTTCCTGTTCCCACGGCAAGCGTTAAAGAGTCACTCAGTTCTGAATAATCGGGTGGTTTTGGCATTTCAGAACAAGCCACCATAAAAGAAATTCCCTGGGTCACCCGGTTCGGGGAGAAAGGTGAGCGCCGCCAGCCTGGAGCACAAGCTAACAGTGATTAAGTACAGCGTGACTACGGGTAGTCACGCGGCGGCCCGGCCCCTGCCGCCTCGGGCAGAGCAGGGCTGGTCACCCGGCCGGCCGGGAGGCTCCCGGGCCACTGGGGCCTCCCTGGCGTCGGCCCCGCCCCCTGCAGCTCTCGCCCGCCCGCCGCTCCCGGGCTGCACAGGCAGCGCCAGGCGTGCCTCGCCAACCTGCAGCGCCGCGAGTCCGGCGCCCAGCAGCGGCCGCCGTCCGAGACAGCCTGCAAAGCTGAGCAGGTCCCGGCTCTCACCTTCCTGTCCCGGGTGGCCCTCCCGCCCGCCGTCCCGGATGCCGCCGCAGTTGGGGCTTCCGGCTTGGGCCGGAAGCGCGCGTGCCCGCCTCCCCAGGCCCGTCTTCGTGATGTCAGTGCGCCTCCGCGCGCCGCACGACCTGCCAGAGTGCACCCTAGACAGCCGCAGCTGGTCCAAGGCTGACACCGCGGCGCAGGAGGGCGAGGGTCTGGTCTGGCACCTCGCGTGCTCCGCGTCTCCTCCGCGGTGCCTAGGTCACAACTGAGCGCCTCGTCGCGCCTCGCCACTCCTCGCTGCGGAGAGCAGGGCAGGGCGGTTCGGCATCCACTGCCGGTGGCCGGCGCGCCTCCCGAGCGTCGGTCAGAACCGAGCACGCCCGGACTCCTGCTCCCGGTCGGGAGCGGGCCTAGCGTCTCGGCCCCCCGCAGACGGCGCAGGCATCGCAGTAGATAACGGTGAGGGCAGGTGGGATGGCGAGCAGCTTCACTGGCCCAGAGGGGCGGGAGAGGCGGGAGAAGGGAGGGGCTGCTTGCAGCAGAGCACGGCAGCGGGCTCGCGGGGACCTGCACTTGGGCCCCAGACGCAGACACCCCTAACTGATCTGGCTCCTATCCCCGCAGGCTGCTGGACCTCGTCACGTTGACCAGACCTGCGTGGGGAACTGCGCAGGATTACTGAGAATTGCGGTGGGCACACGCGCTTCGGAAGAATTAGAACTTAAATCTGTGATTTCGGGCACGATGGCCCTGAGGCTTTTAGAAGACTGGTGCAGGGGGATGGATATGAACCCTCGGAAAGCGCTATTGATTACCGGCATCCCCCAGACCTGTGGTGTGGCCGAAATCGAGGAGGCTCTACGGGCTGGTCTGGCTCCTTTGGGGGAGTACAGACTGCTTGGGAGGATGTTCAGAAGGGATGAGAACAGGAACGTAGCCTTAATAGGCCTTACTGAGGAGACAAGTCATGATATGGTTCCTAAGGAGATACCGGGGAGAGGGGGTGTGTGGAGAGTGATCTTTAAGCCGCCAGAACCGGATAAtgaatttttaaggaaattaaatgagtttttagaagaagagGGCATGACAGTGGGTGAGTTGACCAGAGTTCTTGGGTGTGGACATAACCCTTTTGACCAGGGCATGATCCCTGAAATGCAGGCAGCTATGTTGACACAGTCATTAGATGAGGCTCTTCAGCCTGCCCTCCAATacctaaattataaaaaattgagACTGTTCTCAGGCAGGGATCCTCCAGAACCAGGGGAAGAAGAATTTGGATCATGGCTGTTTCATACTACTCAGATGATGAAGACATGGCAGGTATCTGATACAGAAAAGAGAAGGCGATTGATAGAGAGCCTTCGTGGCCCAGCATTTGATATTATTCGTATCCTCAAGATAAATAATCCTTTAATTAAAGCCCATGAATGCCTTCAGGCTCTTGAGACAGTATTTGGGGTTACTGATAATCCTAGGGAGTTGCAGGTCAAATATCTAAACACTTACCAGAAGGATAAAGAAAAGTTGTCTGCTTATGTACTAAGGCTAGAGCCTTTATTACAGAAACTGGTACAGAGAGGAGCAATAGAGAAGGGCGATGTGAATCAGGCCCGACTAGAGCAAATCATCGCTGGGGCGATTCACAGAACAGTTCGAAGACAGCTTGATCTGCCAGAGCATGGTCCAGCTCCAGGCTTACTGCAGTTACTGGCACTGATAAAGGATAAGGAGGCAGCTGAGGAGGAGGCAGCCTTTCTCCAGAGGGGGTTAGAAGGGCATTTCACCTGAATCCCAGGAGAGCAGAGGAATGTCTGGCAATAAGCAGAGCATGGAGGTAGATGAGTCCAGGTACTCCAGTGATAGACACTAACCAATCCCCACCTTGGCTGTCAAGTAACTCATTCTGTTCTCAGTGTAAACCATTTGTCATTTCCATGCCTATTTAATATCCCTTAAATGTGTCACCCCTGTGATTTTTATTGTCATGTAAATTTGTACAAAAGGTCTATCTTGTGTACAGTGCTGAGAGGTGGCATATGCAAACCAGATCTCACTGAGAATTCTGCTTGTTTGGTAGCAGGTACAAGTGTAGCATGTCGCATGTGTGCCCTCAGTGGTTTTTAGCTGTGTATATTGCCCTGCATGATAAAAGAGGAGCATTGGTTGAGCTCCTTTTAACAAAGAGCTATGGTTAAGATATTAAGTTATTTTCTGTGTAAATCACAAATCATTGATTCTGTGCAATCAAAAGGCAGAGCTGAATGCTGAGGTTGATAAGTCTGCAACAGCCATCTTTAATGCCAGATTTCTGATATGTGTCATCAAAGCATCAATTGTTCTGAATATTGTTTTCATGATTGTTATAAAAGTATAGGTGTGAAAATATAAAGGAATGCTAATAAAAtgtctttaatcttttttctttacattaaGGTTCTAAAAGAGATTTCATGTGAACCAACTGTTCATAAAGTATGAATTTGAAAACCACAGACTTAGTTATGCAAACTTAATTCTTTGAACTCTTTCCTGTTGGTGCCCAGGGGGTAGGACATCTTTTTCTAAGTGAGATTCCCAGAGTAATCTTCTAAAGCCATaaaacaatggaatgaaacaaGACTACACATATAGGACAAGTATAGATCCAGAGACTTCAGTGTATTGAAtttggagggagaaaggaaataaagaaacacaGCATACCTTTTCCTGGCAGACTGGACTAAAAGCTTTTCCATGTATTTTCTCATGTAATACTCCTGCAGTATGGACCTGGGGCTagagctaagtggtagagtgctggcctggtATATATGAGGCCCTACCTTTGATCCCAAGGACCACACATCACATGTACAAATCCTGCAACATAGGGAAACTCAGTTTTGGACTGTGGAAATGAACacagggaggaagaaaagtttgccTGAGATGAAACAACTAGTCTGTGACTGGGCCAGACTTCTGTTCTGTCTTACTACAGGACCCAAATTCTTTCCACTGCCAAGAAAGAAGCAATCCTAAGGGTGTCTACCACAGCCACACAAAGGAAATAGGTCAGGTGTTGTTGGCCAAACTTGACACCTGTACCTCTTATATGCATTGGAGAGGAGTACATTACTCAATCACAATCCAAGTTCCCATAAGTTCCTTTCTGTAGAATGCTGAATTCTAGGTGGTATTTGAACTCTGGATAATTTGAAGGTATAGTTctgcttttgtttatatttgtatagTGGTTTGAGTGTACCACGCTCTGTCACACATTTGCCACGTCAGTAGTGGTAATGATATTAGCTGTGTTTACACAGGGTTAGTAAATGCTTCACCACCATACATGTGTCACTGAGCTAAGGACACAagattataatattaattttagattatAACCCTTACCCTAGAGGTTCTTTTGGGGTCAATTATAATAGCTGATGCTGAGCACCTGTATTGGCCAAACAGCACCACTGAACACATTTGGTCCTACACCAAGCCAAGTCCTCTCTGCCACCTCCATTTTATAGAGGAACCTAAGGCACAGAGAATTGAGTAATTTGCCCAGGGCTTCACAACTAAGCAGTGGCAGGGCCAGACTATTTCCAGGGTCCTTGATCTTTATTCTATGTTGCCCTTTGAAGTCCTCACAGAAGCAAGCCCGTCAAAAACATTTTTAGGGCTGGgctacagctcagttggtagagtgcttgcctcgcatgcacaaggacctaggttcaatccccagcaacacacacacgcacatagtcacataaaagaaaaaaaatactattatttccCCTAGATTACAGATGAGAAGCTTGAGGTTTAGGAAGATTCAGTGTAGAAGCAAGGACACATAGTCTGATTCCAAACAGCTGTTTTTAAGGTATTCTGCCATGTATCTGGTAAATActacataactaaaaaaaaaaaaaaaaaaaaaaaaagttttttcttctttgcagtgctgaggatcaaatccaaggctTTCAGTATGCTAAGCAAACATTCTACCCCTGGACTAAACTCCCCAGCACTTAAAATATGGTAATGGcagtttcatttataaaaatcacgaaataataaaaaagagtgtATATTCTTTTAACTATGTttcaaagacacattaaaatactgtgtaatttccttttctttcagtgAAAAATATGCAAAGGAAATGCTCCgagaaacaaaaaggaagatGGCAGGTCAAAGGCCACAGGAGCAGCCTGAAAAAGTTACTAGTAGTGACAGCTGCAATTTGAGTTACAGAATAAATTACATAGTATTGAGTTGTGACCCCTAACAAATATCCATGCATTTATGCTGATGTAAATAAAGATTGAATAGAAAAGTGTGGGAGAACAGACAAACCTTCCTTCCAGAAGAATTTCAAACAACTTATTTGGTCCTTTTCTGCTTTAGAAAgtggatttcattccttttcccaCCTTAAATGTGGGCTCAACTTTGTTACTTGCTTCtaaggaataaagaagaaaatcaatcaGTAGAGAAATCTGGCAAATACTACCTTGGCCAGGTGATCCTGATTTATCATCAGTGATGTCATGTGTCCCTGATATGATGTGATGACAAAGGTATTTCACCACTGTGCTACTCCGTGTTCTACAAAATATCTGACCAGTACTgccaggatcttttttttttttttttttttttttaagaaattgtccCAAACCAGAGCAGACAAATATGGTAAGTATATGTCAGGTGGCTTCATAGAGAGGATCTTGGACCAGATAAAGGACACAAGTGGAAAGGTGAAATCCAAATACAGTTGGGAGTTTAATAACTAGTAGTGCAACAGCGCTTGGAGGTGAGAAATTAACCATGTTAATAAGATGTTAACAACAGGCAATGTAGGTGAGTACACAGGAGTACTCTATCTTTGTAACTTTTCAGTAAacctaaaattattctaaaatagaGTGTTCATTGAAGTGCATGTGTAGATACACACCTAGGAATGAACATGCAAATAACATGAAATAAGTCCTTAGGGAGTACGCCACTGGAGCCCCTCCCTACCCAGCCGTTATTTGCCTAAGAACCACTAGGTGGCGCTGAGCTCTCAGAGTCGGCCCCAGCCAGGCCCTAGCTGGaaaagagattcttaggcaaAAGGCTTTCTACCCACCAGTCACTTCCAAGGTTGGAAAGTTTTCCAAGCCTTTATGTATTCAATCCGTCACAAGGACTTCCTTTCTAGGTCCATGACACTTCTGGAATCTTTTAATTAGCTTGTCAGAGAGGCCTGGACTTGGCAAATGGACTGATTCCCACTCTATACGAGTGAGAGCATCCTGATTCCACTTTACTGATGAAA is a window from the Urocitellus parryii isolate mUroPar1 chromosome 6, mUroPar1.hap1, whole genome shotgun sequence genome containing:
- the Lyset gene encoding lysosomal enzyme trafficking factor isoform X2, encoding MMNFRQRMGWIGVGLYLLASAAAFYYVFEINETYNRLALEHIQQHPEEPGEGTTWTHSLKVRLLSLPFWLWTIIFLIPYLQMFLFLYSCTRADPKTVGYCIIPICLAVICNRHQAFVKASNQISRLQLIDT
- the Lyset gene encoding lysosomal enzyme trafficking factor isoform X1 translates to MVACSEMPKPPDYSELSDSLTLAVGTGRFSGPLHRAWRMMNFRQRMGWIGVGLYLLASAAAFYYVFEINETYNRLALEHIQQHPEEPGEGTTWTHSLKVRLLSLPFWLWTIIFLIPYLQMFLFLYSCTRADPKTVGYCIIPICLAVICNRHQAFVKASNQISRLQLIDT
- the Moap1 gene encoding modulator of apoptosis 1; the encoded protein is MALRLLEDWCRGMDMNPRKALLITGIPQTCGVAEIEEALRAGLAPLGEYRLLGRMFRRDENRNVALIGLTEETSHDMVPKEIPGRGGVWRVIFKPPEPDNEFLRKLNEFLEEEGMTVGELTRVLGCGHNPFDQGMIPEMQAAMLTQSLDEALQPALQYLNYKKLRLFSGRDPPEPGEEEFGSWLFHTTQMMKTWQVSDTEKRRRLIESLRGPAFDIIRILKINNPLIKAHECLQALETVFGVTDNPRELQVKYLNTYQKDKEKLSAYVLRLEPLLQKLVQRGAIEKGDVNQARLEQIIAGAIHRTVRRQLDLPEHGPAPGLLQLLALIKDKEAAEEEAAFLQRGLEGHFT